CACGGGCAGCGCGGCGCCGAGCTCGGCCGCGCGGTGGTCCTGCAGGGGCGTACCGAGGCCCACCCAGACGATGTCGGCCTCGCGGGCGCGGATGTCCTCCTCCTGGTCCCGCAGCTCACGGGCGGTCAGCGACCTGAACGGCGGAGAACAGGACCCGGCGAGCACGGCCCGGGGGAAGCGCCGCCGCAGTTCGCGCTGCAACGCGGCCAGGACATCCGGCGTGGAGCCCAGCAGGTAGTGACGCAGTCCCGTGCCCTGGCTCATCGAGAAGACGTCCAGCATGAGGTCCGGGCCGTAGACGCGCCCGCGGGGCAGCGCGGTGCCCCGGTGGAGGAACCGGTTCGCCCAGACCACCGGCTGTCCGTCGGCGAGGTTGAGGAACGCCGAGCGGAGGGTACCGAGCAGTTCCGGATCCCGGTCGCCGAGAGCGAGCGTGTAGGCGTTGCACAGGTGCACGTCGCTCCCCTCGGGGGTGACGGCCGGGCCGACCGCGTCCCCCGTCCGGTGCGCCTCGCGGGCCTCCCGGACGTGCAGGGCGCGGTGCACCACCCGGCGGGCCGCGCTTTCGGGGGTGTGTGCCGCGACGGGCACGCCGAGACACGAGACGACGGGAACGGCCCCCGGGCCGTTCGCCGTCCGATCGCCGACCGCCGTCATCGGCGGGCTGTGCCGTTCAGCACGGTGACGGGATGCCGCCGGGGCGTGGTGCCGAGGTCGTCGAGGTCCACCCGGCGGCGGAAGTCCTTGATGGTCTCCCGGAGGCCGTGCTCCACCGGTGTCGTGGGGTTCCAGTCCAGCAGTTGCCGGGCCAGCGTGATGCTCGGACGGCGCTTCTCGGGA
The Streptomyces tirandamycinicus DNA segment above includes these coding regions:
- a CDS encoding WecB/TagA/CpsF family glycosyltransferase, producing the protein MPVAAHTPESAARRVVHRALHVREAREAHRTGDAVGPAVTPEGSDVHLCNAYTLALGDRDPELLGTLRSAFLNLADGQPVVWANRFLHRGTALPRGRVYGPDLMLDVFSMSQGTGLRHYLLGSTPDVLAALQRELRRRFPRAVLAGSCSPPFRSLTARELRDQEEDIRAREADIVWVGLGTPLQDHRAAELGAALPVVTVAVGAAFDFIAGSKRQAPHWMRRGGLEWLFRLGCEPRRLWRRYLFGNARFVKGVVRQAALRTAPGRAVAPVRPPAIGAADAEVREKAR